In one Bacteroides intestinalis DSM 17393 genomic region, the following are encoded:
- a CDS encoding DUF2851 family protein — translation MELLLHYVWKHKIFPLKMLQTTTGEPVEVINAGLPNTNAGPDFFNAKLKIGGTLWVGNIEVHTLASDWMRHGHDKDAAYDNVILHVAETVDCEVFRANGVPVPQLQLPCPDPVRQRYDELSHAEIYPPCYSILSSLPKLTVHSWLSALQVERFEQKARVIATRLERCNNHWEDVFFITLARNFGFGLNGDAFEAWASRLPFRAIDKHRDDLFQVEAFFFGQAGLLDEELPDADGYYLKLQKEFRYLQHKFELSVPMTATQWRFLRLRPGNFPHVRLAQLANLYYKERSLFSRIMEADTLEAVRKLLTVTTSPYWEEHFNFRKVSSSREKQVGKNAQNLIIINTVIPFLYAYGLHKADELLCERATGFLESLKAEDNHIIRHWSGAGLPVSTAADSQALLQLQKEYCDKKDCLRCRFGFEYLRQK, via the coding sequence ATGGAACTACTATTGCATTATGTGTGGAAGCATAAAATCTTTCCGTTAAAGATGCTCCAGACTACTACCGGCGAACCGGTTGAAGTGATAAATGCCGGACTACCGAACACAAACGCAGGCCCCGACTTCTTCAATGCCAAACTAAAAATCGGCGGTACCCTTTGGGTGGGAAACATCGAAGTGCATACATTGGCATCCGACTGGATGAGGCATGGTCACGATAAAGATGCGGCCTATGACAATGTCATTCTGCACGTAGCGGAAACAGTGGATTGTGAGGTGTTTCGCGCAAATGGAGTACCGGTGCCACAACTGCAACTACCCTGTCCTGACCCCGTCCGTCAGCGTTATGATGAACTGAGCCATGCGGAAATCTATCCTCCTTGTTATTCTATATTGTCTTCTCTTCCGAAACTGACAGTCCATTCCTGGCTTTCCGCTTTGCAGGTGGAACGTTTCGAGCAGAAAGCGCGTGTGATTGCCACCCGGTTGGAGCGATGCAATAATCATTGGGAAGATGTGTTCTTTATCACTTTAGCTCGTAACTTTGGTTTCGGTCTGAATGGAGATGCTTTTGAAGCATGGGCCAGCCGTCTGCCTTTTCGTGCGATAGATAAGCACCGGGATGATCTTTTCCAGGTAGAAGCCTTCTTTTTTGGACAAGCCGGATTGCTGGATGAGGAACTACCGGATGCGGACGGGTATTATCTGAAGTTGCAGAAGGAATTTCGCTACTTGCAGCATAAGTTTGAACTATCAGTTCCGATGACCGCCACTCAATGGCGTTTTCTCCGTTTGCGTCCCGGCAATTTTCCCCATGTCCGCCTGGCGCAGTTGGCAAATCTATATTATAAAGAACGGTCTTTATTCTCACGTATTATGGAAGCGGATACGCTGGAGGCTGTCCGGAAACTACTGACTGTCACTACCTCTCCGTATTGGGAAGAGCATTTCAATTTCCGGAAAGTATCTTCCTCCCGTGAAAAGCAAGTGGGGAAGAATGCTCAGAACCTGATTATTATCAATACTGTTATTCCTTTCTTGTACGCCTATGGTCTGCATAAAGCCGATGAGCTGCTTTGCGAACGGGCTACGGGGTTTCTTGAAAGTCTGAAAGCGGAAGATAATCATATCATCCGCCACTGGAGTGGGGCAGGGCTACCTGTATCTACTGCTGCTGATTCGCAGGCTTTGTTGCAGCTTCAGAAAGAGTATTGCGATAAGAAAGACTGTTTGCGCTGCCGCTTTGGGTTTGAGTATCTGAGACAGAAATAA
- the dapB gene encoding 4-hydroxy-tetrahydrodipicolinate reductase, giving the protein MKIALIGYGKMGKEIEKIALSRGHEIVSIIDVNNQEDFNSDAFKSADVAIEFTNPMVAYSNYIKTFEAGVKLVSGSTGWMDKHGEEIKKLCTQGGKTLFWASNFSLGVTIFSAVNKYLAKIMNQFPAYDVTMSETHHIHKLDAPSGTAITLAEEILENLDRKERWVKGTMQAPDGSVSGSAECAANELPVSSIREGEVPGIHVIRYESEADSIILTHDAKNRKGFALGAVLAAEFTANKEGYLGMSDLFPFLK; this is encoded by the coding sequence ATGAAAATAGCATTAATCGGTTACGGTAAAATGGGTAAGGAAATCGAAAAGATTGCCCTCAGTCGCGGACACGAGATTGTCAGCATCATCGACGTAAACAACCAGGAGGATTTTAACTCGGACGCTTTCAAGAGCGCAGACGTTGCCATAGAATTCACAAATCCTATGGTAGCCTACTCCAATTATATAAAAACCTTCGAAGCCGGAGTGAAGTTGGTTTCCGGCAGTACCGGATGGATGGACAAACACGGTGAGGAAATCAAAAAACTTTGTACCCAAGGAGGCAAAACGCTGTTCTGGGCATCCAATTTCAGCTTGGGCGTGACTATCTTCTCTGCCGTGAATAAGTATCTGGCAAAGATTATGAACCAGTTTCCTGCCTACGACGTGACGATGAGTGAAACACATCACATCCATAAACTGGACGCACCAAGCGGTACAGCCATCACGCTTGCCGAAGAGATCCTGGAAAACCTGGACCGTAAAGAACGCTGGGTGAAAGGAACCATGCAGGCACCGGATGGAAGTGTTTCCGGCTCTGCCGAATGTGCCGCCAATGAACTACCTGTCAGCTCTATCCGCGAAGGTGAAGTACCGGGTATCCACGTAATCCGTTATGAGTCGGAAGCAGACAGCATCATACTTACGCACGATGCCAAGAACCGCAAAGGTTTTGCGCTGGGGGCCGTACTTGCCGCCGAATTTACTGCCAATAAGGAAGGTTATCTGGGAATGAGCGACTTGTTCCCTTTCCTGAAATAA